Proteins from a genomic interval of Danio rerio strain Tuebingen ecotype United States chromosome 4, GRCz12tu, whole genome shotgun sequence:
- the znf995 gene encoding uncharacterized protein znf995, which produces MAFIKEESEDVKIEETFTVKQEDLQEQTDLMLLKEKTHQQNEMEEKQQDMTTDEKPTLTKKTLSRGRPRKSKPRCNFSCKQCGKSFSQKPKLDVHIRDHTREKAYTCKQCGKSFYNTRNLTVHMRIHTGERPYTCQQCGKSFHKTGNLTVHLRIHTGERPYTCQQCGKSFQTTGNLTVHMRIHTGEKPYSCPQCGKSYSQNSNLEVHMRTHNGGRTFVCTQCGKSFVKKQNLDLHMRIHTGEKPYTCTECGKSFPYKSTLKHHMIVHTGEKPFACAQCGKSFTCNANLRNHMNGHTGTIVFTCDLCGKSLTHKYSIKNHMKTHSGERFICIECGKGFKHKRSLSNHMELHNGEQSPQN; this is translated from the exons atggcgtttattaaagaggagagtgaagatgtgaagattgaagaaacattcacagtcaaacaggaagatctgcaggaacaaacag aCCTGATGTTGCTGAAAGAAAAGACTCATCAACAGAATGAAATGGAAGAGAAACAGCAAGACATGACGACTGATGAAAAACCTACACTGACGAAAAAGACTTTGTCACgtggaagacctcggaaatccaaacctaggtgtaatttcagctgtaaacaatgtggaaaaagtttcAGTCAGAAGCCAAAGCTTGATGTTCACATAAGAGATCACACTAGGGAGAAAGCTTATACTtgcaaacagtgtggaaagagcttctaTAATACAAGAAACCtaacagtgcacatgagaattcacactggagaaaggccgtacacatgccaacagtgtgggaaAAGCTTCCATAAAACAGGAAACTTAACAGTGCActtgagaattcacactggagagaggccatacacatgccaacagtgtgggaaAAGCTTTCAAACTACAGGAAACTtaacagtgcacatgagaattcacactggggagaagccttactcttgccctcagtgtggaaaaaGTTATAGTCAAAATAGCAACCTTGAagtccacatgagaactcacaatgGAGGAAGAACTTTTGTTTGCACacagtgtggtaaaagttttgttaaaaaacaaaatcttgacctccacatgaggattcacactggagagaaaccttacacatgcacagagtgtggtaaaagtttcccatataaaagcacactcaaacaccacatgatagttcacaccggagagaagccgtttgcatgtgcgcagtgtggaaagagcttcacatgTAATGCTAACCTCAGgaaccacatgaatggtcacactggaaccatagtgttcacatgtgatctgtgtggaaagagtctcacacaCAAATACTCCATAAAGAACCACATGAAGACTCACTCAGGAGAGCGTTTTATATGCATtgagtgtggaaagggctttaaacataaaagaagcctcAGCAATCACATggagcttcacaatggagagcagagTCCTCAAAATTAa